A single window of Pseudomonas lijiangensis DNA harbors:
- a CDS encoding sialidase family protein, translated as MPVISRNLAAWSAGLAVVLIFLSAWLSHPQHRLSPFAVSETPVSVEGAVASASTYSSRFASSDLDDFVHSSAVTALPGGDLMSVWFAGSREGAGDVEIRASRFDASAGEWGHEQVLATRESTQAGTGKYIRKLGNPVIALAPDQRLWLFYVSVSVGGWAGSTVNAMVSQDMGATWSQPRQLITSPFLNISTLVRAAPVFHADGSIGLPVYHEFLGKFAEYLYLSPGGDVIDKFRISRGTNSLQPTVVPLDGQRAVALLRYAGNIHHRVLASRTEDGGQTWSEPHPLEPSNPNSSLAAVGVPGRGLLVALNDLRDGRFKLSLYGTDEQMNQWRPVIDLDKSPDPLGNPFSLEAYREILGEGFRASSGARRQPLEAEFLSNLDQRVCSPQGCDFEYEYPYFIRSPDGMYHLVYSWNNTFIKHVSFNEAWLAEHLL; from the coding sequence ATGCCTGTTATTTCCCGAAACCTGGCTGCATGGAGCGCAGGCCTTGCTGTTGTTCTGATCTTTCTCAGCGCCTGGCTCAGCCATCCTCAGCACAGGCTTTCTCCTTTTGCGGTCAGTGAGACGCCGGTCAGTGTCGAAGGCGCTGTTGCTTCGGCATCGACCTACAGTTCGCGTTTCGCCTCATCCGATCTCGACGATTTCGTTCACTCATCGGCCGTGACCGCCTTGCCCGGCGGCGACCTGATGTCGGTGTGGTTCGCCGGCTCCCGCGAAGGCGCAGGAGATGTAGAGATTCGTGCTTCCAGGTTCGATGCCAGCGCCGGTGAGTGGGGTCATGAACAGGTGCTCGCGACCCGTGAATCCACTCAGGCCGGTACGGGCAAATACATTCGCAAACTGGGCAACCCGGTGATTGCGCTGGCTCCGGATCAGCGCCTCTGGCTGTTTTACGTGTCGGTATCGGTGGGGGGCTGGGCAGGCAGTACGGTGAATGCCATGGTTTCGCAAGACATGGGCGCTACCTGGTCGCAGCCCCGTCAGCTGATCACTTCGCCTTTCCTGAACATCAGCACCCTGGTGCGCGCAGCGCCGGTGTTTCATGCCGACGGCTCCATCGGCCTGCCGGTCTATCACGAGTTTCTGGGCAAGTTTGCCGAATACCTTTACCTGAGCCCCGGCGGTGACGTGATCGACAAGTTCCGCATCAGTCGCGGCACCAACTCCCTTCAACCCACAGTCGTACCGCTGGATGGTCAGCGGGCCGTGGCGTTGCTGCGCTATGCGGGCAATATCCATCACCGCGTACTGGCCAGTCGCACCGAAGATGGCGGTCAGACCTGGAGCGAGCCGCACCCGCTTGAGCCGAGCAACCCCAACTCGTCGCTGGCGGCCGTCGGTGTGCCGGGGCGCGGTCTGCTGGTGGCTCTGAATGACCTGCGTGACGGTCGCTTCAAACTGAGCCTGTACGGCACCGACGAACAGATGAATCAGTGGCGTCCGGTGATCGATCTGGATAAGTCCCCCGATCCGCTGGGGAATCCGTTTTCCCTGGAAGCCTATCGGGAAATCCTCGGTGAAGGTTTCCGGGCCTCCAGTGGTGCCCGACGCCAGCCTCTGGAAGCCGAGTTCCTGAGCAATCTGGACCAGCGAGTCTGTTCGCCGCAGGGGTGTGATTTCGAATACGAATACCCGTATTTCATTCGCAGCCCGGACGGCATGTACCACCTGGTCTACTCCTGGAATAACACCTTTATCAAGCATGTCAGCTTCAACGAAGCCTGGCTGGCGGAGCACTTGCTATGA
- a CDS encoding LTA synthase family protein, translating into MSWLQSRRLQYWAGTIVLFFLLSALLRGVFFWSFSGVEHEKLFSDPTVLQTLSIGFRFDLRLALLVSLPVAFLLWLPRWNMVSVRALRWIARSYLMLALVVLTMIHVVDFGHYAYLGVRLNASVLRYLEDAQISRDMMWQTYPVVWISLGWLLSLLVLGRVLFWLERITLERAPRSVKRWSAAWGAAVMVCATFLGLLGRVENLNLENPVPLRWSDAFFSGNNQVAALGLNPALFLYDTLKVSQSRYDEDQVRQHYEVVARYLSVQQPDAQSLTFKRQQAVQPYRVNGERAPNVIFVMLESLGTSAVGAYGNPLNPTPNLDRLATESWFFRHFYVPVTGTAKTVWASITGVPDVTRQETATRHPLLTRQNTIINDFNGYQKLYMIGGNSGWANMNALIRRSIDDVRLYDERDWKSPQVDVWGISDLDLFKESDKILRELPKDRPFFAYLQTAGNHRPFTIPKENDGFEVSNLTLEQVQAAGSRSVEQYNAVRLLDFNIGRLMELAKAGGYYENTIFVMFGDHNTRISQIPHMAPAFEQLGLESNNVPLLIHAPALLGSRVIEEAVGLADLLPTVAGMAGVEFSNGAMGRDIQQPAPEGERVVPLVLREGTFPLIGAVTQHYLLQMEHDGSSPTLHDLSSRTPLDNVAEQNPQEFERLRDLTRGLHESSRLMLYRNVR; encoded by the coding sequence ATGAGTTGGCTGCAATCACGACGCCTGCAGTATTGGGCAGGCACAATCGTGCTGTTTTTCCTGCTGTCGGCCTTGTTGAGGGGCGTGTTTTTCTGGAGCTTTTCCGGGGTCGAGCACGAGAAGCTGTTCAGCGACCCGACCGTGCTGCAAACCCTGAGCATCGGTTTTCGATTCGATCTGCGTCTGGCGTTGCTGGTGTCCCTGCCGGTGGCGTTCCTGCTGTGGCTGCCTCGCTGGAACATGGTCAGCGTGCGCGCGCTGCGCTGGATCGCCCGTTCATACCTGATGCTGGCGCTGGTGGTGCTGACGATGATTCATGTCGTCGACTTCGGCCATTACGCCTATCTCGGTGTGAGGCTCAACGCCAGTGTCCTGCGCTATCTGGAAGATGCCCAGATATCCCGGGACATGATGTGGCAAACCTATCCGGTGGTGTGGATCAGCCTCGGCTGGTTGCTGAGCTTGCTGGTGCTGGGGCGTGTGTTGTTCTGGCTGGAACGCATCACCCTGGAGCGGGCGCCACGTTCGGTCAAACGCTGGTCGGCGGCCTGGGGCGCGGCAGTGATGGTGTGCGCAACCTTTCTGGGGCTGCTGGGCCGTGTGGAAAACCTCAATCTGGAGAACCCGGTGCCGTTGCGCTGGAGCGATGCGTTTTTCTCCGGCAATAACCAGGTGGCGGCATTGGGGCTCAACCCGGCTCTGTTCCTGTATGACACCCTCAAGGTTTCCCAATCCCGCTACGACGAAGATCAGGTGCGTCAGCACTATGAAGTCGTCGCCCGATACCTGAGCGTGCAACAGCCCGATGCCCAGAGCCTGACCTTCAAGCGTCAGCAAGCCGTGCAGCCTTACCGGGTCAATGGCGAGCGTGCGCCGAACGTGATTTTCGTGATGCTCGAATCCCTGGGTACCAGTGCCGTGGGCGCCTATGGCAACCCGCTCAATCCCACACCGAATCTGGATCGTCTGGCCACCGAAAGCTGGTTCTTCAGGCATTTCTATGTGCCGGTCACCGGCACTGCCAAGACCGTTTGGGCCAGCATTACCGGGGTTCCGGATGTCACCCGTCAGGAAACCGCGACGCGCCATCCGCTGCTGACCCGCCAGAACACGATCATCAACGACTTCAATGGTTACCAGAAGCTGTACATGATCGGCGGCAATTCGGGCTGGGCCAACATGAATGCACTGATTCGTCGCAGCATCGATGACGTGCGCCTGTACGACGAGCGCGACTGGAAATCGCCTCAGGTGGATGTGTGGGGCATTTCCGATCTGGACCTGTTCAAGGAAAGCGACAAGATCCTGCGCGAGCTGCCCAAGGATCGTCCGTTCTTCGCGTACCTGCAGACCGCTGGCAATCACCGGCCTTTCACGATTCCCAAGGAGAACGATGGCTTTGAGGTCAGCAACCTGACACTGGAGCAGGTGCAGGCTGCTGGTTCGCGCAGTGTCGAGCAGTACAACGCCGTGCGCCTGCTGGACTTCAATATCGGTCGCCTGATGGAGCTGGCCAAGGCGGGCGGTTATTACGAGAACACCATCTTCGTGATGTTCGGCGACCACAACACCCGCATCAGCCAGATCCCTCACATGGCACCGGCTTTCGAGCAATTGGGGCTGGAGAGCAATAACGTTCCGCTGCTGATTCACGCGCCTGCACTGCTGGGCTCGCGGGTCATCGAGGAAGCGGTCGGGCTGGCGGATCTGTTGCCCACCGTGGCCGGCATGGCGGGCGTCGAATTCAGCAACGGCGCGATGGGGCGTGACATTCAGCAACCGGCACCGGAGGGCGAGCGAGTGGTGCCGCTGGTATTGCGTGAAGGCACCTTTCCGCTGATCGGCGCTGTCACCCAGCACTACCTGCTGCAAATGGAGCACGACGGCAGCTCGCCAACCCTGCACGACCTTTCTTCCCGCACCCCGCTGGATAACGTCGCCGAGCAGAACCCGCAGGAGTTCGAGCGGCTACGCGACCTGACTCGCGGGCTACACGAGAGTTCGCGCTTGATGCTGTATCGCAACGTGCGTTGA
- a CDS encoding biliverdin-producing heme oxygenase: protein MLATFTQASPARLLDALRAETNQLHVGLEKRLPFFSPVLDSPYYLRLIQAYHGFYRPLESALLASGLMPAELAAPERVKTPALIQDLRALGMTDQAIDELAQCKQLPVIDSPGACLGVLYVLEGATLGGQILRREIHKRLGLDEHTGAAFLNVYGSATGMRWKAFLAHMDSAPADATTEATVLAAQSTFACFEHWLDGQEVLL from the coding sequence ATGTTGGCAACGTTTACCCAGGCTTCCCCGGCCCGATTGCTTGATGCTCTTCGTGCTGAAACGAATCAGTTACATGTCGGCCTGGAAAAGCGCCTGCCGTTTTTCTCCCCTGTTCTTGACAGCCCTTATTACCTTCGTTTGATCCAGGCCTACCATGGCTTTTACAGGCCTCTGGAGTCTGCGTTGCTGGCCAGTGGCCTGATGCCGGCTGAACTGGCTGCGCCCGAGCGGGTCAAAACCCCAGCGTTGATTCAGGATCTGCGTGCCCTGGGCATGACCGATCAGGCGATCGATGAACTTGCCCAATGCAAGCAACTGCCTGTAATCGACTCACCCGGCGCCTGCCTTGGCGTGCTGTACGTGCTCGAAGGCGCCACTCTGGGCGGGCAGATCCTGCGCCGCGAAATCCACAAGCGGCTGGGGCTGGACGAGCACACGGGCGCGGCTTTTCTGAATGTTTATGGCAGCGCAACCGGCATGCGCTGGAAAGCGTTTCTGGCCCATATGGACAGTGCGCCAGCCGACGCCACCACAGAAGCCACCGTGCTGGCGGCCCAATCCACATTTGCATGTTTCGAGCACTGGCTCGACGGTCAAGAGGTACTGTTATGA
- a CDS encoding ATP-binding protein, producing the protein MSQLDKDTFEALLANCANEPIQYPGAIQPHGVLFTLTEPDFVVRQVSANVQELLGKNPDHVVGQPLEFAVGDGWANVLKSASTQESFNDIAQLIVTVNGREFEALMHRHQGVLLLELEIQDKEAQVASSERIANLGRMLRQLQTAKTLQALYEISVREIQRLTGYDRVLIYRFEEEGHGQVIAEASSPGMELFSGLFFPASDIPEQARELYRRNWLRIIPDADYTPVPLIPQLRPDTRQSLDLSFSTLRSVSPIHCEYMKNMGVLSSMSVSLLKDDKLWGLISCGHRTPLYVSHELRGACQAIGQVLSLQIRAMEALEVSRQREAKLQMLQSLNDSMVSASENVFDGLEQQPQILMDLVGASGVAIIDDRQLHTFGLCPEPDEIKALHKWLMATGQQVFSSHHLSSVYPAAEAYQQHASGVLAMSLPKPVDNGVLWFRPEVKESIQWSGNPDKPLDTEGSGAGLRLRPRTSFEIWKVEMAGISNKWTHGDIFAANDLRRSALEDDLARQVRREQQAVRARDELVAVVSHDLRNPMTVISMLCGMMQKAFSSDGPHTSRRISSAIDTMQQAASRMNVLLEDLLDTSKIEAGRYIISPQPLEVSNFFEEAYSLLAPLAMDKSIDLFFHSEPDLRVSADPERLFQVLSNLIGNAIKFTPKLGRIDITATPNGNEIVFTVRDSGEGIQPEQLPHIFERYWTIKEGNPTGTGLGLYISQGIIKAHGGVLSADSQVGQGSEFRFTVPVAV; encoded by the coding sequence ATGAGCCAACTCGATAAAGACACTTTTGAAGCTCTGCTGGCCAATTGTGCCAACGAGCCGATTCAGTATCCGGGCGCCATTCAGCCTCATGGTGTGCTCTTCACCCTGACCGAGCCGGACTTCGTAGTGCGGCAGGTCAGCGCCAACGTGCAGGAACTGCTCGGCAAGAACCCCGATCATGTGGTGGGACAGCCATTGGAGTTTGCCGTGGGCGACGGTTGGGCCAACGTGCTTAAAAGCGCCAGCACCCAGGAGTCGTTCAACGACATTGCGCAACTGATCGTTACCGTCAATGGCCGGGAGTTCGAGGCTCTGATGCATCGGCACCAGGGCGTTCTGTTGCTGGAGCTCGAAATCCAGGACAAGGAAGCACAAGTCGCCAGCAGTGAGCGGATTGCCAACCTTGGGCGCATGTTGCGTCAGTTGCAGACGGCCAAGACCTTGCAGGCGCTTTACGAAATCAGTGTCCGTGAAATCCAGCGACTGACCGGCTATGACCGTGTGCTGATCTACCGTTTCGAGGAAGAAGGGCACGGCCAGGTCATCGCCGAAGCATCGTCGCCTGGCATGGAGCTGTTCAGCGGCCTGTTCTTTCCTGCTTCGGACATTCCCGAGCAGGCTCGCGAACTCTATCGTCGCAACTGGCTGCGCATCATTCCCGATGCCGACTACACGCCGGTTCCGCTGATTCCACAGCTGCGCCCTGATACCAGGCAGTCACTGGACCTGAGTTTTTCGACCTTGCGCAGCGTCTCGCCAATCCACTGCGAGTACATGAAGAACATGGGCGTGTTGTCTTCCATGAGTGTTTCTCTGCTCAAGGACGACAAACTCTGGGGCCTTATCAGTTGCGGGCACCGCACGCCGCTGTACGTTTCCCATGAACTGCGCGGTGCATGTCAGGCCATCGGTCAGGTCTTGTCCTTGCAGATCCGTGCGATGGAGGCTCTGGAAGTCAGTCGCCAGCGCGAGGCAAAGCTGCAGATGCTGCAAAGCCTGAATGACTCCATGGTGTCGGCGTCGGAAAACGTCTTCGACGGCCTTGAGCAGCAACCGCAAATCCTTATGGATCTGGTGGGCGCCTCGGGTGTGGCGATCATCGACGACAGGCAACTGCATACCTTTGGTCTGTGCCCCGAGCCTGATGAAATCAAGGCTCTGCATAAATGGCTGATGGCAACAGGGCAGCAGGTTTTCTCCAGCCATCATCTGTCGAGCGTCTACCCGGCGGCCGAGGCTTATCAACAGCACGCCAGCGGTGTTCTGGCCATGAGCCTGCCAAAACCGGTCGACAACGGCGTGTTGTGGTTCCGTCCCGAGGTCAAGGAAAGCATTCAGTGGAGCGGCAACCCGGACAAGCCACTGGACACGGAAGGCTCCGGCGCGGGCCTGCGCCTGAGGCCGCGCACCTCGTTCGAGATCTGGAAAGTCGAGATGGCGGGCATTTCCAACAAATGGACCCACGGCGATATCTTCGCTGCCAACGACCTGCGCCGCTCGGCGCTGGAAGATGACCTGGCCCGTCAGGTACGCCGCGAGCAACAGGCCGTACGCGCCCGTGACGAACTGGTTGCCGTTGTGTCCCACGACCTGCGCAACCCCATGACCGTCATCTCGATGCTCTGCGGCATGATGCAAAAAGCCTTCAGCTCCGATGGCCCGCACACCTCGCGCCGTATCTCTTCCGCCATCGACACCATGCAACAGGCTGCCAGCCGCATGAACGTCCTGCTGGAAGACCTGCTCGACACCTCGAAAATCGAAGCCGGCCGCTACATCATTTCCCCGCAGCCGCTGGAAGTGAGCAACTTCTTCGAGGAAGCCTATTCATTGCTGGCACCGCTGGCCATGGATAAATCCATCGATCTCTTCTTTCATAGCGAACCGGATCTGAGGGTCAGCGCCGACCCGGAGCGCCTGTTCCAGGTACTGTCGAACCTGATCGGCAACGCCATCAAGTTCACGCCCAAGCTAGGCCGCATCGACATTACTGCTACCCCCAATGGCAACGAAATCGTCTTTACCGTCCGCGACTCCGGCGAAGGTATTCAGCCAGAACAACTGCCGCATATCTTCGAGCGCTACTGGACCATCAAGGAAGGCAACCCGACCGGCACCGGCCTGGGGCTCTACATCTCCCAAGGCATCATCAAGGCCCACGGCGGTGTACTGAGCGCAGACAGCCAGGTGGGGCAGGGTAGCGAGTTCAGGTTTACGGTGCCGGTGGCGGTGTAA
- a CDS encoding LysR family transcriptional regulator: MDRLLLMTCFVRTVETGSFSAAGRDLGLGQPNVSRYVAALEDHLQTRLLHRSTRKLVLTPEGERYYADARRILDSVEQSESSLKGNVAPSGLLRVACPTALAHTFIVPHVAAFLERYPQVSLDLQINDRYVNLVDEGAELAIRIGHLEDSAMRARPLAWFERVCVASREYLAKRGSPTSPAELKAHDCLIYTLLSTGTNWRFKGIDVPVSGRLRVNSPEAIREYVNAGLGIAQGPEWLYEEGLISGNLQLLLTDYVAPPVPIQVVYLANRLLPKRAIVFMDFIADVFAKSPAFHERQKPSHTP, translated from the coding sequence ATGGATCGATTGCTGCTAATGACCTGTTTTGTACGAACTGTCGAGACAGGCAGCTTTTCAGCGGCAGGCCGCGATTTAGGGCTGGGACAGCCTAACGTCAGTCGTTATGTGGCGGCACTTGAAGACCATTTGCAAACCAGGCTTCTTCATCGATCCACACGCAAGCTGGTACTGACGCCTGAGGGAGAACGCTATTACGCAGACGCCCGGCGCATTCTCGACTCAGTGGAACAGTCCGAATCGTCACTGAAAGGGAACGTCGCTCCGTCCGGGTTATTGCGCGTTGCCTGCCCGACCGCATTGGCTCACACCTTCATCGTGCCGCATGTTGCTGCCTTCCTGGAACGCTATCCGCAAGTGTCGCTCGATCTGCAGATCAACGATCGCTACGTTAACCTGGTCGACGAAGGGGCTGAACTCGCGATCCGCATTGGGCACCTGGAAGACAGTGCCATGCGAGCCCGCCCACTGGCCTGGTTCGAGCGTGTGTGCGTTGCCAGTCGTGAATATCTGGCCAAACGCGGGTCCCCAACCTCACCCGCTGAACTGAAAGCACACGACTGCTTGATCTATACACTGCTATCAACGGGTACTAACTGGCGCTTCAAGGGCATCGATGTTCCGGTTTCCGGCCGACTACGTGTCAACTCGCCCGAGGCGATACGCGAGTACGTCAATGCCGGATTGGGTATCGCGCAGGGACCTGAATGGCTTTATGAGGAAGGGCTGATAAGTGGCAACCTTCAACTGTTGCTGACTGATTACGTTGCGCCCCCTGTGCCGATTCAAGTCGTCTATCTGGCAAATCGGCTGCTGCCCAAACGGGCCATCGTCTTCATGGATTTTATTGCGGATGTGTTTGCGAAGAGTCCCGCATTCCACGAACGCCAAAAGCCGTCTCATACGCCATGA
- a CDS encoding SDR family oxidoreductase: MSRLQGKRTLITGGTSGIGLETARQFLAEGARVIVTGVNPESIANARAVLGSEVLVLRADSASIAAQKELAQAVEAHYGQLDVAFLNAGVSVWMPIEDWTEEMFDRSFDINVKGPYFLLQALLPVFANPASVVLNTSVSAHLGDARSSVYAATKAAFLNMSKTLSSELLPRGVRVNAVSPGPVDTPLYDKLGIPDAYREQVNKDIAATIPFGRFGTPEEVAKAVLYLASDESRWTVGTEIIVDGGRSL, from the coding sequence ATGTCCCGTTTACAAGGCAAGCGCACCCTAATCACTGGCGGAACCAGCGGCATCGGCCTGGAAACTGCCAGGCAATTCCTCGCTGAAGGCGCGCGCGTGATCGTTACAGGTGTCAATCCGGAGTCCATTGCGAACGCCCGGGCAGTTCTGGGAAGTGAAGTCCTGGTGCTGCGTGCCGACTCGGCCAGCATCGCAGCGCAGAAGGAACTGGCGCAGGCTGTTGAGGCTCATTACGGGCAACTGGATGTTGCCTTCCTCAATGCTGGCGTATCAGTGTGGATGCCAATCGAAGACTGGACGGAAGAAATGTTTGATCGCTCCTTCGACATCAACGTCAAAGGCCCGTACTTCCTTTTGCAAGCACTGCTGCCGGTCTTCGCTAACCCGGCATCCGTTGTTCTCAACACCTCTGTCAGCGCGCACCTCGGCGATGCGCGTTCATCCGTTTATGCGGCGACCAAGGCCGCGTTCCTGAACATGTCGAAAACGCTCTCCAGTGAACTCCTCCCGCGTGGTGTTCGCGTAAACGCGGTCAGTCCTGGGCCGGTCGATACGCCGCTGTATGACAAGCTCGGTATTCCCGATGCCTATCGGGAGCAGGTCAACAAGGATATCGCTGCGACCATTCCATTCGGCCGCTTTGGCACGCCTGAAGAAGTGGCCAAGGCTGTGTTGTACCTGGCCTCGGACGAGTCCCGATGGACGGTGGGTACGGAAATCATCGTCGACGGCGGCCGCTCGCTTTAA
- a CDS encoding DUF6124 family protein produces the protein MIDSTPSPPFPSLEESLLHVSDLLRCAAATAYETGDTLNGPKRDLAFSVVHLIGMAKAELERSLAHVEVRRA, from the coding sequence ATGATCGATTCAACACCGTCACCACCCTTCCCATCACTGGAAGAGTCCCTGTTGCATGTCAGCGACCTGCTACGCTGCGCTGCCGCAACAGCCTATGAAACCGGCGATACCCTCAACGGCCCCAAACGTGATCTGGCCTTTTCGGTCGTGCATCTGATAGGCATGGCCAAGGCCGAACTGGAGCGTTCGCTGGCGCATGTCGAGGTGCGTAGAGCCTGA
- a CDS encoding IS110 family transposase produces the protein MSAYAGIDVSKATLQVALFPKADDLCVPNTEEGLASIAEYLSAHQVERVLVEATGGYERLSVKLLANAGFKVQRINPVRSRQFALAMGKRAKTDPIDAQMLAMFASSLEEKGFAKPDEEREVLLELVNVRSNLLQQRDDNRRRIKQAVLPCVVEIYLALEASLKVQIKSVDQLVAAQTRRVDSELLQRLEAVKGVGAVTIASLFCYLPELGDLSRGQIAALAGVAPYNNDSGTKTGKRQIYGGRSKLRRAAYMCALGMVRYNSDFKERYARLRAKGKCAKVALVACMRVLLIRLNAMARDGTPWRDQVV, from the coding sequence ATGTCCGCCTATGCCGGAATTGATGTTTCCAAGGCCACGCTGCAGGTTGCACTGTTTCCCAAAGCAGATGATCTCTGCGTGCCTAACACCGAAGAAGGTCTCGCCAGCATCGCTGAGTACCTCAGCGCCCATCAGGTTGAACGTGTTCTTGTTGAGGCCACCGGGGGTTACGAGAGACTGTCGGTAAAGCTGCTGGCTAATGCCGGGTTCAAGGTCCAGCGTATCAACCCTGTCCGCTCACGCCAGTTCGCGCTGGCCATGGGCAAGCGCGCCAAGACGGACCCGATCGACGCGCAAATGCTGGCCATGTTCGCCTCCAGCCTGGAGGAAAAGGGTTTCGCCAAGCCTGACGAGGAACGCGAAGTCCTGCTTGAACTGGTCAACGTGCGTAGCAACCTGCTTCAACAACGCGATGACAACCGGCGCCGTATCAAACAGGCCGTACTGCCCTGCGTGGTGGAAATCTACCTCGCGTTGGAGGCCAGCCTTAAAGTGCAGATCAAGTCGGTGGATCAGCTTGTCGCTGCACAAACCCGCCGGGTCGACTCAGAACTGCTGCAACGGCTAGAGGCTGTAAAGGGCGTGGGCGCTGTGACAATCGCCAGCCTCTTCTGCTACCTGCCCGAGCTGGGCGACCTGAGTCGTGGACAAATCGCAGCGTTGGCCGGCGTGGCACCGTACAACAACGACAGCGGTACCAAGACCGGGAAGCGGCAGATCTACGGTGGGCGGTCGAAACTACGCCGTGCGGCCTACATGTGTGCGCTGGGGATGGTGCGCTACAACTCCGATTTCAAGGAGCGTTATGCGAGGCTGCGTGCCAAAGGCAAGTGCGCGAAAGTGGCCCTGGTGGCCTGCATGCGGGTGTTGCTGATTCGCCTGAACGCCATGGCGCGCGACGGAACACCATGGCGTGATCAGGTGGTTTGA
- a CDS encoding substrate-binding domain-containing protein: MLRALSCTALLIATFTASAADAATQQPETLTVLSSGGIMGAIREVAPAYEKSHNIKLNIQASPSMGETPQAVPNRLARGEQADVVLMVGSALDKLVANGQASKASRVDLGESYIAMAVRKGEAKPDISNMKSFRQSLLDSKSVAYSDSASGVYLSTTLFPSMNLGSAFTAKARMIPAEPVGAVVARGEAQLGFQQLSELKPVSGIDIVGLIPADAQKMTMYSGAVVSKSSHQAQAQALLDYLASRQADGAIEDSGLKPLKH, encoded by the coding sequence ATGCTCAGAGCACTGTCATGCACCGCCCTGCTAATTGCCACGTTCACGGCTTCGGCAGCAGATGCAGCAACCCAACAGCCCGAGACGCTGACCGTACTCAGCTCAGGCGGCATCATGGGGGCTATCCGCGAAGTCGCTCCGGCCTACGAGAAAAGCCACAACATCAAACTGAATATCCAGGCTTCCCCCTCCATGGGCGAAACGCCCCAGGCAGTTCCCAACCGTCTGGCGCGTGGCGAACAGGCTGATGTGGTGCTGATGGTAGGTTCGGCGCTGGACAAACTGGTGGCCAACGGTCAGGCGAGCAAAGCCAGCCGGGTCGACCTGGGTGAATCCTACATCGCCATGGCGGTGCGCAAGGGCGAAGCCAAGCCCGATATCAGCAACATGAAAAGCTTCCGCCAGAGCCTGCTGGACAGCAAATCGGTCGCGTACTCCGACAGCGCCAGCGGTGTTTATCTGTCCACCACCCTGTTCCCGAGCATGAACCTGGGTAGCGCATTCACTGCCAAGGCACGCATGATCCCGGCCGAGCCGGTCGGCGCCGTCGTCGCACGTGGCGAAGCCCAGCTCGGCTTCCAGCAACTGAGCGAACTCAAGCCGGTCAGCGGCATCGATATCGTTGGCCTGATTCCGGCCGACGCACAGAAGATGACAATGTACTCCGGCGCCGTCGTCAGCAAGAGCTCGCACCAGGCACAAGCACAGGCCCTGCTGGACTACCTGGCCTCTCGCCAGGCCGACGGAGCAATCGAAGACAGCGGGCTCAAGCCGTTGAAGCACTGA